The following nucleotide sequence is from Nomia melanderi isolate GNS246 chromosome 10, iyNomMela1, whole genome shotgun sequence.
CAGCCTGAGACGTTTCTACAAGCACGCCGCCGACTTTTGCTTCAAGTAAACTATGATAGGCCACGATGGCCGGTCGTAAGACTATGATATCGCTCCCTTGGAAGCCGATGCGGCCGAACCTTCGGCTACGCCGGAATTTTCCGTCGACGCGTGTTTCCGGGGAAGTCTATTCAAATTGAAACTGAATTCGATCTGAAGTAATCgtgtattatgtaaatataacaGAGCTTGGATCTGCGAAAGTACACTCctagcttctgaatatattgcACAATCATTAACATCAACTTTCTCAATGTCCTTTTccggacttaaccgcattgccTTCCGAGAGACAGAAATTCCGAGTTCTCGAATGATACGTTTCGGTTTTAGGTTGCCGGACCACGTGACCCTGGAAGAGGGAGCACTGATGGAACCTCTATCCGTGGGTGTGCACGCGTGCAAACGCGCGAATATCAGTATCGGCTCGACAGTGTTGATCCTGGGCGCAGGACCGATCGGACTCGTGTCGTTGCTGGTAGCGAAAGCCATGGGCGCTGCGAAAATCGTCATTACCGGTACGCTTTGATCGACGAAACGAACTGTTTATCTTGAAAATGGCTCGAGTCTACTTAAACAAGATCGGACGACTATCAAACAATAAACAGATTACGCAGAACTGTAACTATCGTAACGATCGACTCGATTTCTTCGAGAAAATGGAGCCACTTTCAAAGTAAATCATCGATAATCGTCGAAAATCGATCTCTCTTTCAATCCAAACGTTGTTCAGATCTGGTGCAAAACCGGTTGGACATCGCGAAGAAGCTGGGCGCCGACGACACGCTTTTGATCAGCAGGAACATGAGCGAAGCCGAAACTGTGGCGAAGATCCACCAGCTCTGCGGAGGAGAACCggataaaaccatcgacgcgTGCGGAGCTCAATCGTCGATTCGCTTGGCCATTCTCGTGAGCTTTATTTCCATCGGCGTTTTATCTCTGTTTGTAATCGGCTTCGAGTCGGTACCGCCGATCGCGCGCACTCTCACATCGGTTGTTCGTCGTTGCAGGCAACAAGATCGGGCGGCGTGACGGTTTTGGTCGGCATGGGGCCAGCCGAGGTCCAAGTCCCGTTGATCAACGCACTCGTCAGGGAAGTGGATATAAGGGGCGTGTTCCGATACGCCAACGAGTACGTCTGTCGTTAACGAGAAATCTGTTGCTCGACCGTGGAAGCGGATCGTTCTCAACTAAACTTCGCTCTTTCGTTTCCGCAGTTACGCCGACGCGCTGAACCTGCTCAGCTCCCAGAAAATCGACGTGAAGCCGCTCATCACTCACAATTACAAGCTGGAGGACACCGTGGCGGCGTTCGAGACTGCCAAGTCCGGCCAAGGCGTGATCAAAGTCATGATACATTGCAAATAGAGGGGCGGACCGATCGAATAGCTATGCATGTGTAGATACATACCTGTATGTACGGTCTTTCGCGGTGCAACGAGGTTCGAACGAAAACCACGTTTCGACTGTCTCGGTACACCGGTGCGTCGTGTGTATCGTTTACGCGTGTCATTGGAATCGGCCGAACGCCCGTGGAAGTATCATCGATAATTGGAACCCGAACTAGACGCGACGCGTGCGCCATGGCTGTGATCCGTGTGTCTCCAGGAGATTCACGATTAACGTCGGTGTTGATGGTTTTTAAGGGGGTAGACTCTGCAGCAATAGAATACTATTTATTTCGTTGGAAcgtataaaaattggaaaataaacaattgaaacacattggcttctgagcgtcTCGATTCTGTTTTACTAAGTTTTTAAACGTTTGAACGAAATGTCGTTCCTAGATGGTACAGATGTATAGAGTGGACCGAGGCGAGTCTGTCACAGGTTTCtaattaatagacattcagcttcGCTATCAGTCAAAGGAGTGATGAAAAACCTGAAAAACCTCCTGTTCCGAGTAAAAAGCTGAAAAGTCGGGAATATCCGATCCGTCGAATATCCCGGTGAATCGGatgtttctaattttcttccTAATGATtcccgattcgcctcggtctactcCGAGCACCGGTATCTACTTCGGCTTCCGATTCTGTAGACTACGATACACGGGTCGTGTCGTGCGTGCTCATTAAGAGCAGTTTTACGAACGTCAGAAGCGAATGGCGACAGTCGTCGGCGTAGAGCCgcgttttgtaattttactgatAAATAAAAAGCTGTTCGCGAGCGAAACGTACGATCCGAGGCGGTTATTTCGGCGGGACTGAAAGGCAGAGGCGAAGGTGTAGCAGAAATACGGAATGCACATACGCGGAGCGGTGGTTTCGAACGATTCTATGAATCAGAGCTATTCAGAGGCCCAGAGCGAACCATCTGCGACGTTGTCTGCCAACAATGACACCGCACGACTTCTTCTATTAGCCTTCTACGTTACTCGAGAGGCACTCGACGCGCACGGTCTGTTTTCGAACCGCGACTCCACTCGAGCCCCATTCTCTGCTATTCTAGAAGAATGCTCGATACACGCATAGAAATCGTCCTCGTTCCCTCCCGATCGCCCTTCCTCCCTTTCCCGCGATCGCCGGAACTCGGGTTGCGTTGCGGCGGCGGCCACGTCAGACACCGTTCTATTCCAATTACAGGAGAGCAAAGAAAAACCGGAAGAAAAGGGTGGAGGGGAAGGGGAGGGACGGAGAACGGGGTGGATGGGAAGCAGAGATGGAAAGTGGACGGCGAACGGTGTACATTATCGGGGACGGTGGATAATTAATTAGAGTGGCAACGGGAAAGTAAACAGAAATTTGGTCGGACCAGTCGAGCGCTGGGGCGGATTCGGTTCGGCCGACTGGAACATTTCGGTATATTCGGTTTGGTCTTTGGGGCAAACATAACCGACATCGGTGTGTTTCCCTCGAGAGAATCGTCGTCGACGTTCAGATCGAGGTTGTcgttcgcgcgcgctcgctcgcacgcgaCTGCGATGGCGCCGATTGCGGCGATGGCGGCCGCTTTCGGTGAGTAACACGGACACATCAGTCAACCGAGCAAGTAAGTAAGTATAGATTGTATTCCTGTATACGTACAGTGCCGTTCAAAAGTTCTTCACCGTTTTCGGAATCGAGTCCGTCGCGTGTGGATAAGTCGCTGTGATTCACGCGGAGAGTGTGGCTATGAGATTCTAAGGgtaatatgttaaatactgTACATTAAATTACAACAGAAAACAAGCATTCTTTCTTTGTTTAAACACTCTGGCTAAAAATTCTTGAACACGCTGTagttatttatttctgaaagaTACGTATAGAGTAAATAGTGTTGATTTTTAAACAGCATCCTCCCATTCAATATCTCCTTTATATCTCGTAATAAAGAAAAGTTCTTAAAGCCTATAAGAAAAGCTCCGGAAACGATCTAGCCAGGAACTTTCGAATGCCACTGCGAGTACCGTTCGTTGCAGCGAACTTGGCACTCTCGCCTAAGTGGTCAGTTTCTAAGGCGCACGCCTGATTGGCCGAAGCACTCACGACCACCAATCGGGTCGCGCTAGGAGACGTTTCCCGACTCGCCATTGGATTTCTCCTAGCGAAAGTCTCCGCCCTAtaacgtcacgagtgccaagtcTCCGGCAACCGACAGTACTCGCAACAAAGTACGCGCAGCCCGAGAAATCATTGCGGCGTTACGTTTTTCGTCTCCGGTAACGCGATACGCGACGAAGCTTCTCAGTCCCGGTGTAGCGTATAAGTTTCTAGACCGCAGATTCGTAGATTCGCTTTCACtttgcggttttcttggccggcGAGGCATGCGCGGGGCCACGATATTTTACGGAAAGATACGTTTCGAGAGCGGAAGGAAACGCGGTCGGGGCGAACGTGTAAGTACTTGCGTCACGGAAGCGACGTGGAACGTCTTCCCGTTCTTACGGTGCGGTGCAGCGGTGTTGCGGTTACGTTCCGACCGCCCCCATCTTTGACCGATAAATGAGTCACTCGGAAGTCGGCGCGGTCGAgtcgatttttgtaaattttcacgGGCACACG
It contains:
- the LOC116430310 gene encoding sorbitol dehydrogenase isoform X1, which gives rise to MAQDNLTGILYGINDIRLEQTPIEEPGDNEVLIEMACVGICGSDVHYLVNGKIGDFVVRKPMIIGHESAGVVSKLGKGVTNLKVGDRVAIEPGVPCRVCEFCKTGCYNLCKDIVFCATPPVHGSLRRFYKHAADFCFKLPDHVTLEEGALMEPLSVGVHACKRANISIGSTVLILGAGPIGLVSLLVAKAMGAAKIVITDLVQNRLDIAKKLGADDTLLISRNMSEAETVAKIHQLCGGEPDKTIDACGAQSSIRLAILATRSGGVTVLVGMGPAEVQVPLINALVREVDIRGVFRYANDYADALNLLSSQKIDVKPLITHNYKLEDTVAAFETAKSGQGVIKVMIHCK
- the LOC116430310 gene encoding sorbitol dehydrogenase isoform X2; this translates as MACVGICGSDVHYLVNGKIGDFVVRKPMIIGHESAGVVSKLGKGVTNLKVGDRVAIEPGVPCRVCEFCKTGCYNLCKDIVFCATPPVHGSLRRFYKHAADFCFKLPDHVTLEEGALMEPLSVGVHACKRANISIGSTVLILGAGPIGLVSLLVAKAMGAAKIVITDLVQNRLDIAKKLGADDTLLISRNMSEAETVAKIHQLCGGEPDKTIDACGAQSSIRLAILATRSGGVTVLVGMGPAEVQVPLINALVREVDIRGVFRYANDYADALNLLSSQKIDVKPLITHNYKLEDTVAAFETAKSGQGVIKVMIHCK